In a genomic window of Demequina muriae:
- a CDS encoding ABC transporter substrate-binding protein, protein MKLGKFGKGAAVVAMATLALAACTSEDPEGDTPETSATESAATGGTNDDTIYFSAGEVEWNGYNDLTSATYSTYNSVVNERVRSAFTYFGPDASININEDMGNVELISEDPMIVEYTINEDAVWSDGEPIKYEDVLLTWAAQSLSDGENEDGTPVALFDHVSGLDYGDRVPDGPQGEPGGKSFTVEYTNPYPDYLLTTVIDFPAHVVAEQSGMTLEEMVTAIEAGDVEAMRPAAEFWNTEWISNTPGELPDPAIALSSGPYTYGSWEAGQSITLVPNEMWWGDAPATRELVFRFASPDSHVQALANGDLNVVEPQATVDTIDQIEALGEAVTLGTYQTLIWEHLDINRGEGASLAESPELREAFAMCVPRQLIVDNLIKPINPDATVMNAREVFPFQDTYEEIVSESYDGQYDEVDIEGAAALLEEAGVETPVNVRIGYSGPNPRRTDQVALIKDSCDQAGFEIEDIGNPDFFAAGGNLDTGDFDVALFAWSGSGQITSGQNIYATGRPQNYINYSNETVDEAWDALTSTLDTEEQKEQTKIIERALWEDLYSIPIFAHPGVAAWDSTIQNVEPSSAQSGIVWNAEEWVRSE, encoded by the coding sequence ATGAAGCTCGGCAAGTTCGGGAAGGGTGCCGCCGTCGTAGCGATGGCGACCCTCGCCCTCGCCGCATGTACGTCCGAGGATCCTGAGGGCGACACGCCTGAGACCTCGGCGACCGAGTCGGCCGCCACCGGTGGTACCAACGACGACACCATCTACTTCTCGGCCGGCGAGGTCGAGTGGAACGGGTACAACGACCTCACGTCGGCGACCTACTCCACCTACAACTCGGTGGTCAACGAGCGCGTGCGCTCGGCCTTCACCTACTTCGGGCCCGACGCCTCGATCAACATCAACGAGGACATGGGCAACGTCGAGCTCATCTCCGAGGACCCGATGATCGTCGAGTACACGATCAACGAGGACGCTGTCTGGTCCGACGGTGAGCCCATCAAGTACGAGGACGTGCTGCTGACCTGGGCGGCGCAGTCGCTGTCCGACGGCGAGAACGAGGACGGCACCCCTGTCGCCCTGTTTGACCACGTGAGCGGCCTCGACTACGGCGACCGCGTGCCGGATGGCCCGCAGGGCGAGCCCGGCGGCAAGTCGTTCACCGTCGAGTACACCAACCCGTACCCGGACTACCTGCTGACCACCGTCATCGACTTCCCGGCCCACGTGGTCGCGGAGCAGTCCGGCATGACGCTCGAAGAGATGGTCACGGCGATCGAGGCCGGCGACGTGGAGGCCATGCGCCCCGCCGCCGAGTTCTGGAACACCGAGTGGATCTCGAACACCCCGGGCGAGCTGCCCGACCCGGCTATCGCGCTGTCCTCCGGCCCGTACACCTACGGTTCGTGGGAAGCCGGCCAGTCGATCACGCTGGTCCCGAACGAGATGTGGTGGGGCGACGCTCCCGCCACGCGCGAGCTCGTCTTCCGCTTCGCGTCTCCTGACTCGCACGTCCAGGCACTCGCCAATGGCGACCTGAACGTCGTGGAGCCTCAGGCGACCGTCGACACGATCGACCAGATCGAGGCACTCGGCGAGGCCGTCACGCTCGGCACGTACCAGACCCTCATCTGGGAGCACCTGGACATCAACCGCGGCGAGGGTGCATCCCTGGCCGAGAGCCCGGAGCTGCGCGAGGCATTCGCCATGTGCGTGCCCCGTCAGCTCATCGTGGACAACCTGATCAAGCCGATCAACCCCGACGCGACCGTGATGAACGCTCGCGAGGTGTTCCCGTTCCAGGACACCTACGAGGAGATCGTCTCGGAGTCCTACGACGGCCAGTACGACGAGGTCGACATCGAGGGCGCTGCGGCACTCCTCGAGGAGGCCGGCGTCGAGACGCCCGTCAACGTGCGCATCGGCTACTCGGGACCCAACCCCCGACGCACCGACCAGGTCGCGCTGATCAAGGACTCCTGTGACCAGGCTGGCTTCGAGATCGAGGACATCGGCAACCCCGACTTCTTCGCCGCTGGAGGCAACCTCGACACCGGTGACTTCGACGTCGCCCTGTTCGCATGGTCGGGCTCCGGCCAGATCACGTCCGGTCAGAACATCTACGCGACCGGCCGCCCGCAGAACTACATCAACTACTCCAACGAGACGGTCGACGAGGCCTGGGACGCCCTGACCTCGACGCTCGACACCGAGGAGCAGAAGGAGCAGACCAAGATCATCGAGCGTGCGCTCTGGGAGGACCTCTACAGCATCCCGATCTTCGCGCACCCCGGTGTCGCGGCGTGGGATTCCACCATCCAGAACGTCGAGCCCAGCTCGGCGCAGTCCGGTATCGTGTGGAACGCTGAAGAGTGGGTTCGTTCCGAATAA
- a CDS encoding ABC transporter ATP-binding protein — MSTTADVNTFESTPEPTGPVLSFDNLDVRFGTEFGHVHAVKGISIEVHPGEVLALVGESGSGKSVTSMSALGLLPRNARVGGDISVAGKVIGSLSDKGLRQLRGNNVAMVFQEPMTALNPVLTVRTQMTEALELHGLAFGKAAEARAIELLRMVGIPDAEKRIHQYPHEFSGGQRQRIVIAMAISCDPQVIIADEPTTALDVTVQAEILDLLRSLKDELNTGILLITHNMGVVADMADRVAVMYQGDVVETGTAHDVLTTPKHEYTKRLLDAVPHLGRRGETPPVVQGDSPRSLEVRDLVVEYHRTGKEPFRAVDGVSFDVNQGEIVGLVGESGSGKSTIARCVLGLIPAASGTVSILGQDITTMKRAELKALRRRIGVVFQDPASSLNPRLPVGDCIAEPMEVHKIGDKAARRAKVAELLEAVELPRSVANRYPHELSGGQRQRVSIARALSLDPEFLVADEPTSALDVSVQASVLKMFTALQERYDFGCLFVSHDLAVVDTLADRVVVLKDGEVVEQGDRTQVLTNPTEEYTKRLLIAAPVPNPDDQLARRNARYEFMKEVGEQDHGLHIEEAPERSDLVPPAATAEARQRRGRR; from the coding sequence ATGAGCACCACGGCAGACGTCAACACCTTCGAGAGCACGCCGGAACCGACCGGGCCCGTGCTGTCCTTCGACAACCTCGACGTGAGGTTCGGCACCGAGTTCGGCCATGTTCACGCCGTGAAGGGGATCTCGATCGAGGTGCACCCCGGCGAGGTGCTCGCCTTGGTCGGCGAGTCCGGATCCGGCAAGTCGGTGACCTCGATGTCGGCGCTCGGGCTGCTTCCCCGCAACGCACGCGTGGGCGGCGACATCTCCGTGGCCGGCAAGGTCATCGGGTCTCTCAGTGACAAGGGTCTGCGCCAGCTTCGCGGCAACAACGTGGCCATGGTCTTCCAGGAGCCCATGACCGCTCTCAACCCCGTGCTGACCGTCCGCACGCAGATGACCGAGGCGCTCGAGCTCCACGGTCTCGCGTTCGGCAAGGCGGCAGAGGCGCGTGCGATCGAACTGCTGCGCATGGTCGGGATCCCCGACGCCGAGAAGCGCATCCACCAGTACCCGCACGAGTTCTCGGGCGGTCAGCGCCAGCGCATCGTCATCGCGATGGCGATCTCGTGCGACCCGCAGGTGATCATCGCGGATGAGCCGACGACGGCGCTCGACGTGACGGTCCAGGCCGAGATCCTCGACCTGCTGCGCTCCCTCAAGGACGAGCTCAACACGGGCATCCTGCTCATCACCCACAACATGGGAGTGGTCGCCGACATGGCGGATCGCGTCGCGGTGATGTACCAGGGCGATGTCGTCGAGACCGGAACTGCGCACGATGTGCTCACGACGCCCAAGCACGAGTACACCAAGCGCCTGCTGGATGCGGTGCCCCACCTGGGGCGTCGTGGTGAGACCCCGCCAGTCGTGCAGGGGGACTCGCCTCGCTCGCTGGAGGTGCGTGACCTCGTCGTCGAGTACCACCGCACGGGCAAGGAGCCCTTCCGCGCCGTTGACGGCGTCTCGTTCGACGTCAACCAGGGTGAGATCGTCGGGCTCGTGGGCGAGTCCGGATCGGGCAAGTCGACGATCGCCCGATGCGTGCTCGGCCTGATCCCGGCCGCGTCCGGCACCGTGTCGATTCTGGGGCAGGACATCACCACGATGAAGCGCGCCGAGCTGAAGGCCCTGCGCCGACGCATCGGGGTCGTGTTCCAGGACCCGGCCAGCTCGCTCAACCCCCGCCTTCCCGTCGGCGACTGCATCGCGGAGCCCATGGAGGTGCACAAGATCGGGGACAAGGCCGCGCGCCGCGCCAAGGTGGCGGAGCTCCTCGAGGCCGTCGAATTGCCGCGCAGCGTCGCCAACCGCTACCCGCACGAGCTCTCGGGTGGGCAGCGTCAGCGTGTGTCGATCGCCCGCGCGCTGTCCCTCGACCCGGAGTTCCTCGTCGCGGACGAGCCCACTTCTGCTCTCGACGTGTCAGTGCAGGCCTCCGTGCTGAAGATGTTCACGGCGCTCCAGGAGCGGTACGACTTCGGATGCCTGTTCGTCAGCCACGACCTCGCGGTGGTGGACACGCTCGCTGACCGCGTGGTGGTGCTGAAGGACGGCGAAGTCGTGGAGCAGGGCGACCGGACACAGGTGTTGACCAACCCCACCGAGGAGTACACCAAGAGGCTGCTGATCGCGGCGCCGGTGCCGAACCCTGACGACCAACTGGCGCGCCGCAACGCCCGCTACGAGTTCATGAAGGAGGTCGGCGAGCAGGACCACGGCCTGCACATCGAAGAGGCACCCGAGCGCTCTGACCTCGTACCGCCGGCCGCTACCGCAGAGGCAAGACAGCGGCGGGGCCGCCGCTAG
- a CDS encoding ABC transporter permease has product MSDDRREFSMPQAPGPMPDDTVTVEAATEQKSYSQGQLVRRRFFRHKGAMVALAVLIAITLLAFTSIGIGPIPGWWGKNFTDTGPILDGGRPTIGWFTLGEHPFGQDQTGRDFFALTMRGTQISLTIAFTVGFFSTIIGTIIGAIAGYYRGWAESLLMRATDLFIIIPLLVLAAVLGRIAGDQGIIVLSLTLGAVTWTSLARLVRGEVLSLREREFVTAARAIGTGSARIIMRHILPNTVGVIIVATTFAIAAAILLETALSFLGFGVQPPDISLGSLIDRYQTAFTSRPWLFWFPGMFILAIALSVNFIGDGLRDAFDPRQSKDG; this is encoded by the coding sequence ATGAGCGACGACCGCCGAGAGTTCTCGATGCCGCAAGCACCGGGACCGATGCCGGATGACACCGTCACCGTCGAAGCTGCCACCGAGCAGAAGTCCTACAGCCAGGGCCAGCTCGTGCGAAGGCGATTCTTCCGTCATAAGGGCGCCATGGTGGCGCTCGCCGTGCTGATCGCGATCACCCTGCTCGCGTTCACGTCCATCGGGATCGGACCGATCCCCGGCTGGTGGGGAAAGAACTTCACCGACACCGGCCCCATCCTGGACGGCGGCAGGCCCACCATCGGGTGGTTCACCCTCGGTGAGCACCCGTTCGGCCAGGACCAGACGGGACGCGACTTCTTCGCATTGACGATGCGCGGCACGCAGATCTCACTGACCATCGCGTTCACGGTGGGCTTCTTCTCGACGATCATCGGCACCATCATCGGTGCCATCGCCGGCTACTACCGCGGCTGGGCCGAGTCGCTGCTGATGCGTGCGACCGACCTGTTCATCATCATCCCGCTCCTCGTCCTCGCTGCGGTGCTCGGTCGCATCGCCGGTGACCAGGGCATCATCGTGCTGTCGCTCACGCTCGGGGCGGTGACGTGGACCTCTCTTGCCCGCCTGGTGCGAGGTGAGGTCCTGTCCCTGCGAGAACGCGAGTTCGTGACCGCGGCGCGCGCGATCGGGACCGGCTCCGCGCGCATCATCATGCGCCACATCCTCCCCAACACGGTCGGCGTGATCATCGTCGCCACCACGTTCGCCATCGCGGCGGCGATCCTTCTCGAGACGGCCCTCAGCTTCCTGGGCTTCGGAGTGCAGCCGCCGGACATCTCGCTCGGCTCGCTGATCGACCGCTACCAGACCGCGTTCACGTCGCGCCCGTGGCTGTTCTGGTTCCCCGGCATGTTCATCCTCGCGATCGCGCTCAGCGTGAACTTCATCGGTGATGGCCTGCGTGATGCGTTCGATCCGCGACAGAGCAAGGACGGTTGA
- a CDS encoding alpha/beta hydrolase, producing MIASRAKVVLVPGAWMGGWVWEPAAEALRSRGLDAETITLKGLGPGESDADIAAVRLDDHVQQLVDHVHRGSSRPAVLVSHSYSGMVTASAADRLGEQVSGLIHLGAFVPRPGRSLLDDWGGSDDERAQERADIEAAGNLWHAPTREMLDYETDLSPRDRDRLASKFTAHPGRTVLDPAQLSEPAERQPSTYVALTPHGGFDEAWMGAPKIAKAAAGWRREHILSGHWPMVSALDATVDVLESEIRHYSAESR from the coding sequence ATGATCGCATCTCGCGCGAAGGTCGTCCTGGTTCCCGGGGCATGGATGGGAGGCTGGGTGTGGGAGCCGGCGGCGGAGGCGCTGCGCAGCCGAGGTCTCGACGCCGAGACGATCACCCTCAAAGGTCTCGGACCAGGCGAGTCCGACGCGGACATCGCTGCCGTTCGACTCGACGATCACGTCCAGCAGCTCGTCGATCACGTCCATCGAGGCAGCTCGCGCCCTGCGGTCTTGGTCTCGCACTCCTACTCCGGCATGGTCACGGCGTCGGCCGCGGACCGCCTTGGCGAGCAGGTCAGCGGCCTGATCCACCTGGGCGCATTCGTGCCGAGGCCAGGGCGTTCGCTGCTCGACGATTGGGGCGGTTCGGACGACGAGCGCGCGCAGGAGCGCGCCGACATCGAGGCAGCGGGCAACCTCTGGCATGCACCGACTCGGGAGATGCTCGACTACGAGACTGATCTCTCTCCGCGTGACCGCGATCGCCTTGCGTCCAAGTTCACGGCTCATCCCGGACGCACAGTACTTGACCCCGCTCAGTTGTCCGAACCAGCGGAACGCCAGCCCTCGACCTACGTCGCCCTCACGCCCCATGGTGGTTTCGACGAGGCATGGATGGGCGCTCCCAAGATAGCCAAGGCGGCCGCAGGTTGGCGGCGCGAGCACATCCTCAGTGGCCACTGGCCCATGGTTTCGGCCCTCGATGCCACCGTCGATGTGCTTGAGTCGGAGATCCGCCATTACTCCGCTGAATCGCGCTGA
- a CDS encoding dihydrofolate reductase family protein encodes MGTLVYSMNVSLDGYVADSQGEFASWARPDEQVLAAINEETSAVDTYLLGRRMYEMMAVWETDPAIIGQSPESTQFAQIWQSANKVVYSRTLETVHTSRTQLRSRFNPAEVAQIKADVSGNVTVDGPTLAAEAIRHGLVDRIDVLLCPVVVGGGLRFLPDHRLELALRHEQRFDNGMIQLRYDVTTAPSAKVQP; translated from the coding sequence ATGGGCACGCTGGTGTACTCGATGAACGTGTCTCTCGACGGCTATGTCGCAGACAGTCAGGGCGAGTTCGCCTCCTGGGCGCGGCCCGATGAGCAGGTCCTCGCCGCCATCAACGAGGAGACCTCGGCGGTCGACACGTACCTGCTGGGGAGGCGAATGTACGAGATGATGGCGGTGTGGGAGACCGACCCCGCGATCATTGGACAGTCCCCCGAGTCCACGCAGTTCGCCCAGATCTGGCAAAGCGCGAACAAGGTCGTGTACTCCCGGACTCTCGAGACGGTGCACACGTCTCGCACGCAACTGCGCTCGCGCTTCAACCCCGCGGAGGTCGCGCAAATCAAGGCCGATGTGTCGGGCAACGTGACCGTTGACGGCCCCACTCTTGCTGCCGAGGCGATCCGGCACGGACTTGTGGACCGCATCGACGTCCTCCTGTGCCCCGTGGTCGTGGGCGGCGGACTGCGCTTCCTGCCCGATCACCGGCTCGAACTGGCGCTGAGGCATGAGCAGCGGTTCGACAACGGCATGATCCAGCTCCGGTACGACGTCACGACGGCCCCGTCGGCAAAGGTTCAGCCGTAG
- the ychF gene encoding redox-regulated ATPase YchF, whose amino-acid sequence MALTIGIVGLPNVGKSTLFNALTRAEVLAANYPFATIEPNVGVVPLPDERLGRLAEVFKSEKELPATVSFVDIAGIVKGASEGEGLGNAFLANIREADAICQVTRAFDDTDVTRVDGSTDEAGDLETISTELILADLQTLEKVIPRLEKEVRTKKGPAEQLAAANQAKEVLEAGQTLFAGAAAAGIDTAELREFNLLTTKPFIYVFNTDDAGLMNEEKKARLEALVAPAKAIFLDAKFESELIELDEAEAREMLESTGQTESGLSQLAHIGFDTLGLQTYLTAGPKESRAWTIRKGWTAPQAAGVIHTDFEKGFIKAEVVGFDDLMQYGSMADAKAAGKVRIEGKDYVMHDGDVVEFRFNV is encoded by the coding sequence GTGGCTCTCACTATCGGAATCGTCGGACTGCCCAACGTGGGCAAGTCCACCCTGTTCAATGCTCTGACGCGGGCGGAGGTGCTCGCCGCGAACTACCCGTTCGCGACCATCGAGCCCAACGTGGGCGTGGTGCCGCTGCCGGACGAGCGGCTGGGCCGCCTCGCCGAGGTGTTCAAGAGCGAGAAGGAGCTGCCGGCCACGGTGTCGTTCGTCGACATCGCCGGCATCGTGAAGGGCGCGTCCGAGGGCGAGGGCTTGGGCAACGCGTTCCTCGCCAACATTCGCGAGGCCGATGCAATCTGCCAGGTCACGCGGGCGTTCGACGACACCGACGTCACCCGCGTCGACGGCTCCACTGACGAGGCGGGCGACCTCGAGACCATTTCGACCGAGCTGATCCTCGCAGACCTCCAGACCCTCGAGAAGGTGATCCCGCGCCTCGAGAAGGAGGTGCGCACCAAGAAGGGCCCCGCCGAGCAACTCGCCGCCGCCAACCAGGCCAAGGAGGTGCTCGAGGCTGGCCAGACGCTGTTCGCCGGCGCCGCCGCGGCAGGCATCGACACCGCAGAGCTGCGCGAGTTCAACCTGCTCACCACCAAGCCGTTCATCTACGTGTTCAACACGGACGATGCGGGCCTGATGAACGAGGAGAAGAAGGCCCGGCTCGAGGCGCTCGTCGCGCCCGCCAAGGCGATCTTCCTCGACGCCAAGTTCGAGTCCGAGCTCATCGAGCTCGACGAGGCCGAGGCCCGCGAGATGCTCGAGTCCACCGGCCAGACTGAGTCCGGGCTGTCACAGCTCGCGCACATCGGCTTCGACACCCTCGGACTGCAGACCTACCTGACGGCCGGTCCCAAGGAGTCGCGCGCGTGGACCATCCGCAAGGGCTGGACTGCACCGCAGGCCGCCGGCGTGATCCACACCGACTTCGAGAAGGGCTTCATCAAGGCCGAGGTCGTGGGCTTCGACGACCTCATGCAGTACGGCTCGATGGCCGATGCGAAGGCCGCCGGCAAGGTGCGCATCGAGGGCAAGGACTACGTGATGCACGACGGCGACGTGGTGGAGTTCCGCTTCAACGTGTAG
- a CDS encoding ABC transporter permease — protein sequence MTRFVLRRLAVSSVILLVGSLLMFVLTINAGDPLQDLRESTASNRDQLIESRIDNMGLDLPWYQRYGQWLSGAAGCIIGQCDLGTDRAGTDVIALLEQAAGATLRLVTISTFAAIIIGVIVGILTALRQYSGFDYAVTFLAFLFFSLPVFWAAVLLKEYGAIRYNDWIADPQISVIQAFVIGVVLAFIMQGVLGGRAKRRLLTAGTTGAFVVIALLAFTYIGWWRNPALGIGLVLIVSVAFAVGITALIAGIGNRRVLYSTLTTVAVGAVVFFAVAPLLDEPNWLMLIGLFISAIVVGLVIGRLWGGYSRGVSMALSAITAGFMAIMTAADRFVYAWAGFLDLKPRPISTIGSQTPNFGGDFWESALDLGTQLLLPTMLLTLISVATYSRYTRSSMLETLNQDYVRTARSKGLSERTVIVKHAFRNALIPITTIVAFDFAALISGAVITEAVFGWKGMGELFRSGLTHTDPAPVMAFFLVTAIAAIVMNLIADISYAFLDPRIRR from the coding sequence ATGACCAGGTTTGTCCTCAGACGGCTGGCCGTATCGAGCGTGATCCTGCTCGTCGGTTCGCTGCTGATGTTCGTGCTCACGATCAACGCCGGCGATCCGCTGCAAGATCTGAGGGAGTCGACTGCGTCGAATCGCGACCAGTTGATCGAATCCCGTATCGACAACATGGGCCTCGACCTCCCGTGGTACCAGCGCTATGGCCAGTGGCTCTCCGGCGCCGCCGGCTGCATCATCGGCCAATGCGACCTCGGCACCGACCGTGCGGGCACAGACGTGATCGCCCTGCTGGAGCAGGCCGCCGGCGCGACGCTGCGCCTGGTGACCATCTCCACCTTCGCCGCCATCATCATCGGCGTGATCGTGGGTATCCTCACCGCCCTCCGTCAGTACTCAGGCTTCGACTACGCGGTGACGTTCCTCGCGTTCCTGTTCTTCTCCCTGCCCGTCTTCTGGGCGGCTGTGCTGCTCAAGGAGTACGGCGCGATCCGCTACAACGACTGGATAGCGGATCCACAGATATCCGTCATACAAGCGTTCGTCATCGGCGTCGTTCTCGCGTTCATCATGCAGGGAGTGCTGGGAGGCCGCGCGAAACGCCGGCTGCTCACCGCCGGCACGACGGGCGCCTTCGTCGTGATCGCCCTGCTGGCCTTCACGTACATCGGCTGGTGGCGCAACCCTGCGCTGGGCATCGGCCTGGTGCTCATCGTGTCCGTCGCGTTCGCGGTGGGCATCACGGCGCTGATCGCTGGCATCGGCAACCGACGAGTGCTCTACTCGACCCTCACCACCGTGGCGGTCGGCGCCGTCGTGTTCTTCGCAGTGGCTCCTCTGCTCGACGAGCCGAACTGGCTCATGCTGATCGGCCTGTTCATCTCCGCGATCGTCGTGGGACTCGTGATCGGGCGCCTGTGGGGCGGCTACTCCCGCGGAGTGTCCATGGCGCTGTCCGCCATCACGGCCGGGTTCATGGCCATCATGACTGCCGCTGACCGCTTCGTCTATGCCTGGGCCGGGTTCCTCGACCTCAAGCCGCGACCCATCTCCACGATCGGCTCGCAGACGCCCAACTTCGGCGGTGACTTCTGGGAGTCGGCTCTCGACCTCGGCACCCAGCTGCTGCTGCCCACGATGCTGCTGACGCTGATCTCGGTCGCCACGTACTCGCGGTACACCCGCAGCTCGATGCTCGAGACTCTCAACCAGGACTACGTTCGCACCGCCCGGTCCAAGGGCCTGTCCGAGCGCACCGTCATCGTCAAGCACGCCTTCCGCAACGCCCTCATCCCCATCACCACCATCGTCGCGTTCGACTTCGCGGCCCTGATCTCCGGCGCGGTCATCACCGAGGCCGTGTTCGGGTGGAAGGGCATGGGAGAGCTGTTCCGCAGCGGCCTCACGCACACCGACCCCGCTCCCGTCATGGCGTTCTTCCTCGTGACCGCGATCGCGGCCATCGTCATGAACCTGATCGCGGACATCAGCTACGCGTTCCTCGACCCCAGGATCAGGAGGTAG